The following are from one region of the Gossypium hirsutum isolate 1008001.06 chromosome D03, Gossypium_hirsutum_v2.1, whole genome shotgun sequence genome:
- the LOC107950671 gene encoding serine/threonine protein phosphatase 2A 55 kDa regulatory subunit B beta isoform isoform X1, translated as MHGGDEVVTAPAGPPQPLDWKFSQVFGERTAGEEVQEVDIISAIEFDKTGDHLATGDRGGRVVLFERTDTKDHGVSRRDLERMDYLISRHPEFRYKTEFQSHEPEFDYLKSLEIEEKINKIRWCQTANSALFLLSTNDKTIKFWKVQEKKVKKISDMNLDPSKAVGNGSIASSSNSSSPKPCLANGSSLGGSYNYLSHDFSFPPGGLPSLHLPVVVTSQETNLVARCRRVYGHAHDYHINSISNNSDGETFISADDLRINLWNLEISNQSFNIVDVKPANMEDLTEVITSAEFHPTHCNMLAYSSSKGSIRLIDLRQSALCDSHAKLFEEPEAPGSRSFFTEIIASISDIKFAKDGRYILSRDYMTLKLWDINMDSGPVATFQVHEYLRPKLCDLYENDSIFDKFECCLSGDGLRVATGSYSNLFRVFGCAPGSTEATTLEASKNPMRRQVQTPSRPSRPLSSITRVVRRGTETPGVDANGNSFDFTTKLLHLAWHPTENSIACAAANSLYMYYA; from the exons atgcACGGAGGCGATGAGGTGGTCACAGCTCCGGCAGGACCGCCACAGCCGTTGGATTGGAAATTCTCTCAGGTTTTTGGTGAAAGAACCGCTGGAGAAGAAGTTCAAGaag TTGATATTATTTCTGCTATTGAATTTGATAAAACTGGGGATCATCTTGCCACCGGTGACCGTGGGGGCCGTGTTGTTCTCTTTGAGAGGACAGATACAAAGGAT CATGGTGTATCAAGAAGGGATCTGGAGAGAATGGATTATCTAATTAGTCGGCACCCTGAGTTTCGTTACAAGACAGAGTTCCAGAGCCATGAGCCTGAG TTTGACTACCTCAAGAGCTTGGAAATAGAGGAAAAAATCAACAAAATCAGATGGTGCCAAACAGCCAATAGTGccctttttctcctttccaccaATGATAAAACCATCAAGTTTTGGAAG GTACAAGAAAAGAAAGTCAAGAAAATTTCTGACATGAATTTGGATCCATCAAAAGCTGTAGGAAATGGCAGCATTGCTAGTTCAAGTAATTCAAGTAGCCCTAAACCATGTCTTGCAAATGGAAGCTCCCTTGGCGGATCCTACAACTATTTGAGCCATGATTTCTCTTTCCCACCAGGAGGCCTTCCATCGTTGCATTTACCTGTGGTA GTAACAAGTCAGGAGACCAACCTAGTGGCTAGATGTCGACGGGTATACGGCCATGCTCATGATTATCACATCAATTCTATTTCAAATAACAG TGATGGAGAAACTTTTATATCAGCTGACGATCTACGTATAAATCTTTGGAACTTGGAAATTAGCAATCAAAGTTTCAATATTGTCGATGTAAAGCCTGCAAACATGGAGGATCTAACTG AGGTTATAACATCAGCAGAGTTTCACCCTACCCACTGTAATATGCTAGCATATAGTAGTTCAAAGGGCTCAATTCGCCTCATTGATTTGCGGCAATCAGCTTTGTGTGATTCTCATGCCAAATT GTTTGAAGAACCGGAGGCACCTGGTTCTAGATCATTTTTTACGGAGATAATTGCCTCAATCTCAGATATTAAATTTGCAAAGGACGGAAGATATATTCTTAGCCGTGATTATATGACTCTTAAG TTGTGGGATATCAATATGGATTCTGGTCCAGTTGCAACATTCCAGGTTCATGAATATTTACGACCTAAG CTTTGTGATTTGTATGAAAATGATTCGATCTTTGACAAATTTGAATGTTGCCTAAGTGGTGATGGATTGCGAGTGGCAACAGGCTCCTACAG CAATCTATTCCGTGTATTTGGTTGTGCCCCTGGAAGCACCGAGGCAACAACTTTGGAAGCTAGCAAAAATCCAATGAG GAGACAAGTTCAGACTCCCTCAAGGCCTTCCAGACCCCTGAGCAGTATAACACGTGTTGTTAGACGAG GAACAGAAACTCCCGGAGTGGATGCGAATGGAAATTCTTTCGATTTCACAACAAAGTTACTGCACCTAGCATGGCACCCAACTGAAAACTCGATTGCCTGTGCTGCTGCAAACAGCTTGTACATGTACTATGCATAA
- the LOC107950671 gene encoding serine/threonine protein phosphatase 2A 55 kDa regulatory subunit B beta isoform isoform X2, protein MHGGDEVVTAPAGPPQPLDWKFSQVFGERTAGEEVQEVDIISAIEFDKTGDHLATGDRGGRVVLFERTDTKDHGVSRRDLERMDYLISRHPEFRYKTEFQSHEPEFDYLKSLEIEEKINKIRWCQTANSALFLLSTNDKTIKFWKVQEKKVKKISDMNLDPSKAVGNGSIASSSNSSSPKPCLANGSSLGGSYNYLSHDFSFPPGGLPSLHLPVVTSQETNLVARCRRVYGHAHDYHINSISNNSDGETFISADDLRINLWNLEISNQSFNIVDVKPANMEDLTEVITSAEFHPTHCNMLAYSSSKGSIRLIDLRQSALCDSHAKLFEEPEAPGSRSFFTEIIASISDIKFAKDGRYILSRDYMTLKLWDINMDSGPVATFQVHEYLRPKLCDLYENDSIFDKFECCLSGDGLRVATGSYSNLFRVFGCAPGSTEATTLEASKNPMRRQVQTPSRPSRPLSSITRVVRRGTETPGVDANGNSFDFTTKLLHLAWHPTENSIACAAANSLYMYYA, encoded by the exons atgcACGGAGGCGATGAGGTGGTCACAGCTCCGGCAGGACCGCCACAGCCGTTGGATTGGAAATTCTCTCAGGTTTTTGGTGAAAGAACCGCTGGAGAAGAAGTTCAAGaag TTGATATTATTTCTGCTATTGAATTTGATAAAACTGGGGATCATCTTGCCACCGGTGACCGTGGGGGCCGTGTTGTTCTCTTTGAGAGGACAGATACAAAGGAT CATGGTGTATCAAGAAGGGATCTGGAGAGAATGGATTATCTAATTAGTCGGCACCCTGAGTTTCGTTACAAGACAGAGTTCCAGAGCCATGAGCCTGAG TTTGACTACCTCAAGAGCTTGGAAATAGAGGAAAAAATCAACAAAATCAGATGGTGCCAAACAGCCAATAGTGccctttttctcctttccaccaATGATAAAACCATCAAGTTTTGGAAG GTACAAGAAAAGAAAGTCAAGAAAATTTCTGACATGAATTTGGATCCATCAAAAGCTGTAGGAAATGGCAGCATTGCTAGTTCAAGTAATTCAAGTAGCCCTAAACCATGTCTTGCAAATGGAAGCTCCCTTGGCGGATCCTACAACTATTTGAGCCATGATTTCTCTTTCCCACCAGGAGGCCTTCCATCGTTGCATTTACCTGTG GTAACAAGTCAGGAGACCAACCTAGTGGCTAGATGTCGACGGGTATACGGCCATGCTCATGATTATCACATCAATTCTATTTCAAATAACAG TGATGGAGAAACTTTTATATCAGCTGACGATCTACGTATAAATCTTTGGAACTTGGAAATTAGCAATCAAAGTTTCAATATTGTCGATGTAAAGCCTGCAAACATGGAGGATCTAACTG AGGTTATAACATCAGCAGAGTTTCACCCTACCCACTGTAATATGCTAGCATATAGTAGTTCAAAGGGCTCAATTCGCCTCATTGATTTGCGGCAATCAGCTTTGTGTGATTCTCATGCCAAATT GTTTGAAGAACCGGAGGCACCTGGTTCTAGATCATTTTTTACGGAGATAATTGCCTCAATCTCAGATATTAAATTTGCAAAGGACGGAAGATATATTCTTAGCCGTGATTATATGACTCTTAAG TTGTGGGATATCAATATGGATTCTGGTCCAGTTGCAACATTCCAGGTTCATGAATATTTACGACCTAAG CTTTGTGATTTGTATGAAAATGATTCGATCTTTGACAAATTTGAATGTTGCCTAAGTGGTGATGGATTGCGAGTGGCAACAGGCTCCTACAG CAATCTATTCCGTGTATTTGGTTGTGCCCCTGGAAGCACCGAGGCAACAACTTTGGAAGCTAGCAAAAATCCAATGAG GAGACAAGTTCAGACTCCCTCAAGGCCTTCCAGACCCCTGAGCAGTATAACACGTGTTGTTAGACGAG GAACAGAAACTCCCGGAGTGGATGCGAATGGAAATTCTTTCGATTTCACAACAAAGTTACTGCACCTAGCATGGCACCCAACTGAAAACTCGATTGCCTGTGCTGCTGCAAACAGCTTGTACATGTACTATGCATAA